A single window of Rhodospirillaceae bacterium DNA harbors:
- a CDS encoding choline ABC transporter substrate-binding protein, which produces MTRRVRLAALGAVSAMLFSTAAWAADPASCKNVRFSDVGWTDITSTTAATSVVLKALGYNPSAKVLSVPVTYKGLSTGEIDVFLGNWMPTMEGDIKEYRENGTVETIARNLVGAKYTLAVNKLATDGGIKSFGDIAKYSKQLEGKIYGIEPGNDGNRLIQDMIAKNAFGLKGFKVVESSEAGMLAQVVRANRKKQWIVFLGWEPHPMNAKFDMTYLAGGDDWFGPNFGGAEVFTNVRKGYAKDCPNVGKLLKNLVFTLAMENEIMTAILDGKQEPQKAATAWLKKNPGILKGWLKGVTTMSGGDGMAAVNKALGL; this is translated from the coding sequence ATGACAAGACGGGTGCGACTGGCGGCTCTGGGCGCCGTTTCCGCCATGCTGTTTTCGACCGCCGCCTGGGCGGCCGATCCGGCATCCTGCAAGAATGTCCGCTTCTCCGACGTCGGCTGGACGGACATCACCTCGACCACCGCAGCGACCTCGGTGGTGCTCAAGGCGCTGGGCTACAATCCGAGCGCGAAGGTGCTGTCGGTCCCGGTCACCTACAAGGGCCTCAGCACCGGCGAAATCGACGTCTTCCTCGGCAACTGGATGCCGACCATGGAAGGCGACATCAAGGAGTACCGCGAGAACGGGACGGTCGAGACCATTGCGAGGAATCTGGTCGGGGCGAAATACACGCTGGCGGTCAACAAGCTGGCGACCGACGGCGGCATCAAGAGCTTCGGCGACATCGCCAAATACAGCAAGCAGCTCGAGGGCAAGATCTACGGCATCGAGCCGGGCAACGACGGCAACCGCCTGATCCAGGACATGATCGCGAAGAACGCCTTCGGCCTGAAGGGCTTCAAGGTGGTCGAGTCGAGCGAAGCCGGCATGCTGGCCCAGGTCGTGCGCGCCAACCGCAAGAAGCAGTGGATCGTCTTCCTGGGCTGGGAGCCGCATCCGATGAACGCCAAGTTCGACATGACCTATCTCGCCGGCGGCGACGACTGGTTCGGGCCGAATTTCGGCGGCGCGGAGGTCTTCACCAACGTCCGCAAGGGCTACGCCAAAGACTGCCCGAATGTCGGCAAGCTGCTGAAGAATCTCGTGTTCACGCTGGCGATGGAAAACGAGATCATGACCGCGATCCTGGATGGCAAGCAGGAGCCGCAGAAGGCGGCGACGGCATGGCTCAAGAAAAATCCCGGCATCCTGAAGGGCTGGCTCAAGGGCGTGACGACCATGAGCGGCGGCGACGGCATGGCCGCCGTCAACAAGGCGCTGGGCCTTTAG